Proteins from a genomic interval of Erwinia sp. SLM-02:
- the tonB gene encoding TonB system transport protein TonB, producing the protein MTTLTTSLPRRAPLPLLISVVLHGSVIAALLYASFHQTVDMPKASQPISVSLVAPEVQPEPEPVPPQVEPQPEPEPEPEPVPEPPIPEPVPIPKPEPKPKPKPKPVKKEVVKPKKEVKPQETRQAQPVTTPQPPKPSTAPKLSQAPSTAVSSGPRALNQSKPSYPQRAFALRVEGRVRVQFDVDSSGQVDNVRILSAEPRNMFEREVKQAMRRWRYEPNKPGKDVTMNIVFKINGGSSIE; encoded by the coding sequence ATGACGACGCTGACAACATCATTACCACGCCGCGCTCCTTTGCCTCTGCTGATTTCAGTTGTACTGCATGGCTCGGTTATCGCCGCTCTGCTTTATGCCTCATTTCATCAGACGGTTGATATGCCTAAGGCGTCTCAGCCGATAAGCGTCTCGCTGGTCGCACCTGAGGTGCAGCCTGAACCTGAACCGGTACCGCCGCAGGTTGAACCGCAGCCGGAACCCGAGCCGGAGCCGGAACCCGTGCCTGAGCCACCGATACCGGAGCCGGTGCCGATTCCGAAGCCTGAACCTAAGCCGAAGCCTAAACCCAAGCCGGTGAAGAAAGAGGTGGTGAAGCCGAAGAAAGAGGTGAAGCCGCAGGAGACGCGTCAGGCTCAGCCGGTGACCACTCCGCAGCCGCCTAAACCTTCAACCGCGCCGAAGCTGTCTCAGGCTCCTTCTACCGCCGTTTCCAGCGGTCCGCGCGCGCTCAACCAGAGCAAACCGTCCTATCCTCAGCGTGCCTTTGCTCTGCGCGTGGAAGGCCGCGTGCGCGTGCAGTTTGACGTCGACAGTTCCGGCCAGGTAGACAATGTTCGCATTCTCTCGGCCGAGCCGCGCAACATGTTTGAGCGTGAAGTCAAACAGGCGATGCGCAGATGGCGTTATGAACCGAACAAGCCGGGCAAAGACGTAACGATGAACATCGTGTTCAAAATTAATGGTGGCAGCAGCATCGAATAA
- a CDS encoding YciI family protein, protein MLYVIYAEDHADSLEKRTAVRPAHLARLQLLRDEGRLIIAGPMPAVDSNEPGVAGFTGSTVIAEFSSLEAAQSWAQDDPYIAAGVYKQVAVKPFKKVF, encoded by the coding sequence GTGCTTTATGTAATTTACGCTGAAGATCACGCGGATTCTCTGGAAAAACGCACGGCGGTTCGCCCTGCACACCTCGCACGTTTGCAGCTTTTACGTGATGAAGGACGTCTGATTATTGCCGGCCCGATGCCTGCCGTAGACAGCAATGAACCGGGCGTGGCGGGCTTTACCGGCTCAACGGTGATTGCCGAGTTTTCGTCGCTGGAAGCCGCACAGTCCTGGGCGCAGGATGACCCGTACATCGCCGCCGGCGTGTATAAGCAGGTCGCCGTTAAGCCGTTCAAAAAGGTTTTCTAA
- the dsbG gene encoding thiol:disulfide interchange protein DsbG, translated as MKSTLLLAACLLPGLAYSADTLPPVVKTFSEQQGIKIVKKIDAPGGVQGWVGQYQDMGVTLFLTPDGKHVISGYLYDDKGKNLSEGYFQQEIYVPLGREMWKTLNAAHPIKEGPDSAARKVIVFADPFCPYCKQFWSAAQPWVDAGKVQLNTLLVAFLNPQSGRYATAILNAADPVQAWKEYELSGGKKLPQFDGATPRETFNLLQRHQKLMDDLGASATPAIYYMNDKNELQQVVGMPDEKQMAEMFGPKP; from the coding sequence ATGAAATCTACTTTGCTACTAGCCGCCTGCCTGCTTCCCGGTCTGGCTTATTCAGCTGATACCCTGCCGCCGGTGGTGAAAACCTTCAGCGAACAGCAGGGAATTAAGATCGTCAAAAAGATCGATGCCCCCGGTGGCGTGCAGGGCTGGGTGGGTCAGTATCAGGATATGGGCGTGACGCTGTTTCTGACGCCGGACGGGAAGCACGTTATTTCCGGTTATCTGTATGACGACAAGGGTAAAAACCTCAGCGAGGGCTACTTCCAGCAGGAAATCTACGTGCCCCTCGGGCGCGAGATGTGGAAAACGCTGAACGCGGCGCACCCCATCAAAGAAGGACCGGATTCCGCAGCCAGAAAGGTGATTGTTTTCGCCGATCCGTTCTGCCCGTACTGTAAGCAGTTCTGGTCTGCGGCGCAGCCGTGGGTGGACGCCGGAAAGGTACAGCTGAACACGCTGCTGGTCGCATTCCTCAACCCACAGAGCGGCAGATACGCCACGGCTATCCTGAACGCGGCGGACCCGGTGCAGGCGTGGAAAGAGTACGAACTGTCGGGTGGGAAAAAGCTGCCGCAGTTTGACGGCGCCACGCCGCGTGAGACGTTTAACCTGCTCCAGCGCCATCAGAAACTGATGGACGATCTCGGCGCCAGCGCCACGCCGGCCATTTATTATATGAATGATAAAAATGAGCTGCAGCAGGTGGTCGGAATGCCGGATGAGAAGCAGATGGCGGAGATGTTCGGGCCGAAGCCCTGA
- a CDS encoding YciY family protein codes for MKRSRNEVARWRMMRQVQRRRSRWLEGQSRRYGRMHSFRHMVSQQQRRSILFLTQIL; via the coding sequence ATGAAACGGAGCAGAAATGAAGTTGCGCGCTGGCGCATGATGCGTCAGGTTCAGCGTCGCAGATCGCGTTGGTTAGAAGGGCAGTCCCGCCGCTACGGCCGGATGCACTCGTTCCGTCATATGGTCAGCCAGCAGCAGCGCCGGTCGATTCTGTTCCTTACTCAGATTCTCTGA
- the cls gene encoding cardiolipin synthase produces the protein MTTFYTVMSWLLVFGYWLLIASVTLRILMKRRAVPSAMAWLLIIYILPLVGIIAYLSFGELHLGKRRAERARTMWPSTARWLKDLKSSQHIFADGNSDVARSLFQLCENRQGIAGVKGNQLQLLTSSDDTMKALIRDIQLARHNIEMVFYIWQPGGMADEVAESLMAAARRGVHCRLMLDSAGSVAFFRSPWVAMMRNAGIDVVEALKVSLLRVFLRRMDLRQHRKVVLIDNYIAYTGSMNLVDPRFFKQDAGVGQWVDLMARMEGPVATTMGIVYSCDWEIETGKRILPPPPDGNIMPFEQESGHTIQVIASGPGFPEDMIHQALLTAVYSAREQLVMTTPYLVPSDDLLHAICTAAFRGVDVSIIVPRHNDSMLVGWASRSFFSELLEAGVKIYQFEGGLLHTKSVLVDGQLSLVGTVNLDMRSLWLNFEITLVIDDDGFGGDLARVQDDYIARSRLVDAQRWSRRAYWKRIVERLFYFFSPLL, from the coding sequence ATGACCACTTTTTACACCGTGATGAGCTGGCTGCTGGTTTTTGGATACTGGTTACTGATTGCCAGCGTGACGCTGCGCATCCTGATGAAACGGCGCGCGGTGCCGTCGGCGATGGCCTGGCTGTTAATTATCTATATCCTGCCGCTGGTCGGGATTATTGCCTACCTCTCATTTGGTGAACTGCATCTTGGCAAGCGCCGCGCCGAGCGCGCACGGACAATGTGGCCGTCCACCGCCCGCTGGCTCAAGGATTTGAAGTCCAGTCAGCATATTTTTGCCGACGGCAACAGCGACGTTGCGCGTTCGCTGTTCCAGCTGTGTGAAAACCGTCAGGGCATCGCCGGGGTGAAGGGAAACCAGCTTCAGCTGCTCACCAGCAGCGACGACACCATGAAAGCGCTGATCCGCGATATCCAGCTGGCCCGCCACAATATCGAGATGGTGTTTTATATCTGGCAGCCCGGCGGCATGGCGGACGAGGTGGCAGAATCACTGATGGCCGCCGCCCGACGCGGCGTTCACTGCCGGCTGATGCTGGATTCCGCCGGCAGCGTGGCCTTTTTCCGCAGCCCCTGGGTGGCCATGATGCGCAATGCCGGGATCGATGTGGTCGAAGCGCTCAAGGTCAGCCTGCTGCGCGTGTTCCTGCGCCGTATGGATCTGCGGCAGCATCGCAAGGTGGTGCTGATTGATAACTATATTGCCTACACCGGCAGCATGAACCTCGTCGATCCCCGCTTCTTCAAACAGGATGCCGGGGTCGGTCAGTGGGTGGATTTAATGGCGCGCATGGAGGGACCGGTGGCGACAACCATGGGCATCGTTTACTCCTGCGACTGGGAAATTGAAACCGGGAAGCGCATTCTGCCGCCGCCGCCGGACGGCAACATCATGCCCTTTGAGCAGGAAAGCGGCCACACCATACAGGTGATCGCCTCCGGCCCGGGTTTCCCGGAAGATATGATCCATCAGGCGCTGCTGACCGCCGTGTATTCCGCACGCGAGCAGCTGGTGATGACCACGCCCTACCTGGTGCCCAGCGACGACCTGCTGCACGCAATCTGTACCGCCGCGTTTCGCGGCGTTGACGTCAGCATCATCGTTCCGCGCCACAACGATTCCATGCTGGTCGGCTGGGCGAGCCGCTCCTTCTTCAGCGAACTGCTCGAAGCCGGCGTCAAAATCTACCAGTTTGAAGGCGGCCTGTTACACACCAAGAGCGTGCTGGTCGACGGTCAGCTCAGCCTGGTGGGGACGGTGAATCTGGATATGCGCAGCCTGTGGCTGAACTTCGAGATCACCCTGGTGATTGATGATGACGGCTTCGGCGGCGATCTGGCCCGCGTTCAGGACGATTATATCGCCCGGTCCCGTCTGGTTGATGCACAGCGCTGGTCGCGCCGTGCTTACTGGAAGCGTATCGTTGAACGACTGTTTTACTTCTTTAGTCCATTGCTGTAA
- a CDS encoding HI1450 family dsDNA-mimic protein, with amino-acid sequence MDLNNRLTEDETLEQAYDIFLELAVDNLDPADVILFNLQFEERGGAELYDPSEDWAEHVDFDLNPDFFSEVVIGLGDADGEPITDVFARVLLCREKDHKLCHILWKE; translated from the coding sequence ATGGATTTGAACAATCGTCTTACCGAAGATGAAACGCTGGAACAGGCTTACGATATTTTTCTTGAGCTGGCCGTGGATAATCTCGACCCGGCTGATGTGATTTTATTTAACCTGCAGTTTGAAGAGCGCGGTGGCGCCGAACTGTACGATCCTTCAGAAGACTGGGCCGAGCACGTCGATTTCGACCTTAACCCGGATTTCTTCTCCGAGGTGGTTATCGGTCTGGGCGATGCGGACGGCGAGCCGATTACCGACGTCTTCGCACGCGTGCTGCTCTGCCGCGAGAAAGACCACAAGCTCTGCCATATTCTGTGGAAAGAGTAG
- a CDS encoding ion transporter, translated as MHNQKNKRARLYAFLFDTRTRSGHLLEMFWILASLLSVALVFVESGLPGAMQTSPSTATVYLLLEYVFTLIFSVEYLLRLTTDPRPLRYAFSFFGIVDLVTVLPLYIYFLWPDMALQFMMAIRLLRVLRLLRLVKVLRYIGSASVMWDSLYSARKKLLLFFGVLMILICLFGGLMYVIEGPEHGFTSLPVSVYWATVTLTTVGYGDITPHTALGRILSTILILLGYSLIAIPTGVMSSYMSDAMQRRRHQRMCHRCKDTRHEMSAHFCKSCGSALPESEHNRPGGSSGPED; from the coding sequence ATGCACAACCAAAAAAATAAGCGCGCCAGGCTTTACGCCTTCCTTTTTGACACCCGCACCCGAAGCGGGCATTTATTGGAAATGTTTTGGATCCTGGCATCGCTGCTCAGCGTCGCCCTGGTGTTTGTTGAATCCGGGTTGCCCGGTGCCATGCAGACGTCCCCTTCAACCGCGACCGTTTACCTGCTGCTGGAATACGTCTTCACCCTGATTTTTTCCGTTGAGTATTTGCTCAGGCTGACGACCGATCCCCGTCCATTACGCTACGCCTTCAGCTTTTTTGGCATCGTCGATCTGGTGACCGTGCTGCCGCTCTACATTTACTTTCTGTGGCCCGACATGGCCCTGCAGTTCATGATGGCGATCCGCCTGCTGCGGGTGCTGCGCCTGCTGCGTTTAGTCAAGGTGCTGCGCTACATTGGCTCTGCGAGCGTGATGTGGGACAGCCTGTACAGCGCGCGCAAAAAGCTGCTGCTTTTTTTTGGCGTGTTGATGATTTTAATCTGTCTGTTTGGCGGGCTGATGTACGTCATTGAGGGGCCGGAACACGGATTTACCAGCCTGCCGGTTTCAGTGTACTGGGCAACGGTCACGCTGACGACGGTAGGATACGGCGATATCACCCCGCATACGGCGCTGGGGCGCATCCTGTCAACGATACTGATCCTGCTGGGGTATTCACTGATCGCCATCCCGACCGGCGTGATGAGTTCCTATATGTCTGATGCAATGCAGCGCCGCCGGCATCAGCGAATGTGTCACCGCTGCAAAGATACCCGCCACGAGATGAGTGCGCACTTCTGTAAAAGCTGCGGTTCGGCACTGCCCGAGTCTGAACACAACCGGCCCGGTGGATCGTCCGGGCCAGAGGATTAG
- the oppF gene encoding murein tripeptide/oligopeptide ABC transporter ATP binding protein OppF yields the protein MTTVADKKVLLEIADLKVHFDIKDGRQWFWQPPKTLKAVDGVSLRLYEGETLGVVGESGCGKSTLARAIIGLVKATEGRVAWLGRDLLGQTADEWRAARSDIQMIFQDPLASLNPRMTIGEIIAEPLRTYHPKMPRLEIKERVKAMMLKVGLLPNLINRYPHEFSGGQCQRIGIARALILEPKLIICDEPVSALDVSIQAQVVNLLQKLQREMGLSLIFIAHDLAVVKHISDRVLVMYLGHAVELGTYDQVYQNPQHPYTRALMSAVPIPDPDLEKNKVIQLLDGELPSPINPPSGCVFRTRCPIAGPECAKTRPLLEGSFRHAVSCLKVDPM from the coding sequence ATGACAACGGTTGCTGATAAAAAGGTTCTGCTGGAAATTGCCGACCTGAAAGTTCATTTTGACATTAAAGACGGCCGTCAGTGGTTCTGGCAGCCGCCGAAAACGCTGAAGGCGGTGGATGGCGTCAGCCTGCGGCTGTACGAGGGCGAAACGCTCGGCGTGGTGGGTGAGTCCGGCTGCGGTAAGTCGACGCTTGCCCGGGCAATTATCGGACTGGTGAAAGCCACCGAGGGCCGCGTGGCGTGGCTGGGGCGTGACCTGTTGGGCCAGACGGCCGACGAGTGGCGTGCAGCGCGCAGCGACATTCAGATGATATTCCAGGATCCGCTGGCGTCGTTGAATCCGCGCATGACCATCGGCGAAATTATCGCCGAGCCGCTGCGCACCTATCATCCGAAAATGCCGCGGCTGGAAATTAAAGAGCGTGTCAAAGCGATGATGCTGAAGGTCGGGCTGTTGCCTAACCTGATCAACCGCTACCCGCATGAGTTTTCGGGCGGGCAGTGTCAGCGCATCGGCATTGCCCGGGCGCTGATCCTGGAACCGAAACTGATTATCTGTGACGAGCCGGTTTCCGCGCTGGATGTGTCTATCCAGGCGCAGGTGGTTAACCTGCTGCAGAAACTGCAGCGCGAAATGGGCCTGTCGCTGATTTTTATTGCCCACGATCTGGCGGTGGTGAAGCACATTTCCGACCGCGTGCTGGTGATGTATCTGGGCCACGCGGTGGAGCTGGGCACCTACGACCAGGTTTACCAGAATCCGCAGCACCCCTACACCCGTGCGCTGATGTCCGCCGTGCCGATCCCCGACCCCGATCTGGAGAAGAACAAGGTCATCCAGCTGCTGGACGGCGAGCTGCCGTCGCCGATTAACCCGCCTTCGGGCTGCGTTTTCCGCACGCGTTGCCCGATCGCCGGGCCGGAGTGCGCCAAAACCCGGCCGCTGCTGGAGGGGAGTTTCCGCCACGCGGTGTCCTGCCTCAAGGTTGATCCCATGTAA
- a CDS encoding ABC transporter ATP-binding protein, translating to MSVIELETVRTQSQQSGALLDVKDLRVTFNTPDGDVTAVNDLNFSLRAGETLGIVGESGSGKSQTAFALMGLLASNGRIGGSARFNGNEILNLPENKLNRLRAEQIAMIFQDPMTSLNPYMRVGEQLMEVLQLHKGMSSAQAFEESVRMLDAVKMPEARKRMKMFPHEFSGGMRQRVMIAMALLCRPKLLIADEPTTALDVTVQAQIMTLLNDLKREFNTAIIMITHDLGVVAGICDRVLVMYAGRTMEYGNARDVFYHPSHPYSIGLLNAVPRLDGEEGDTLMTIPGNPPNLLRLPKGCPFQPRCPHAMEICSTAPPLAGFGEGRLRACFKPVEELV from the coding sequence ATGAGCGTAATTGAACTGGAAACGGTCAGAACACAGAGTCAACAGAGCGGGGCACTGCTGGACGTAAAAGATCTGCGGGTGACCTTTAACACCCCGGACGGCGACGTCACGGCGGTTAACGACCTTAATTTCTCGCTGCGTGCGGGAGAAACCCTGGGTATCGTCGGCGAGTCCGGATCCGGCAAGTCGCAGACCGCCTTTGCCCTGATGGGGCTGCTGGCCAGCAATGGCCGGATCGGCGGCTCGGCACGTTTTAACGGCAATGAGATCCTCAATCTGCCGGAGAACAAGCTGAACCGGCTGCGCGCCGAACAGATTGCGATGATATTCCAGGATCCGATGACCTCGCTGAATCCCTACATGCGCGTAGGCGAACAGCTGATGGAAGTGCTGCAGCTGCACAAAGGCATGAGCAGCGCTCAGGCCTTCGAGGAGTCGGTGCGTATGCTGGACGCGGTCAAAATGCCGGAAGCCCGCAAGCGCATGAAAATGTTCCCGCATGAGTTTTCCGGCGGGATGCGCCAGCGCGTGATGATTGCCATGGCGCTGCTGTGCCGGCCAAAATTGCTGATCGCCGACGAACCAACCACGGCGCTGGACGTGACCGTTCAGGCGCAGATCATGACCCTGCTGAACGATCTGAAGCGGGAGTTTAACACCGCCATTATTATGATCACCCACGATCTCGGCGTCGTCGCCGGGATCTGCGATCGGGTGCTGGTGATGTATGCCGGGCGTACCATGGAGTATGGCAACGCGCGCGACGTGTTTTACCATCCTTCCCATCCGTATTCGATTGGCCTGCTCAACGCGGTGCCGCGTCTGGACGGGGAAGAGGGCGATACGCTGATGACCATTCCCGGTAATCCGCCCAATCTGCTGCGTCTGCCAAAAGGCTGCCCGTTCCAGCCCCGCTGCCCGCATGCGATGGAAATCTGCAGCACGGCCCCTCCGCTGGCAGGATTTGGTGAAGGACGCCTGCGCGCCTGCTTCAAACCGGTGGAGGAGCTGGTATGA
- the oppC gene encoding oligopeptide ABC transporter permease OppC, whose amino-acid sequence MILSKKNSEALDNFTEKLEIEGRSLWQDARRRFIHNRAAVASLFVLVLIALFVTFAPMLSPFTYDDTDWAMMSAAPEFSSGHYFGTDSSGRDLLVRVAIGGRISLMVGIAAALVAVVVGTLYGTLAGYLGGKTDSVMMRLLEILNSFPFMFFVILLVTLFGQNILLIFVAIGMVSWLDMARIVRGQTLSLKRKEFIEAAQVGGVSTMSIVLRHIVPNVLGVVVVYASLLVPSMILFESFLSFLGLGTQEPLSSWGALLSDGANSMEVSPWLLLYPAGFLVITLFCFNFIGDGLRDALDPKDR is encoded by the coding sequence ATGATTTTAAGTAAGAAAAACAGCGAAGCTCTGGACAATTTCACTGAAAAGCTGGAAATCGAAGGGCGCAGCCTGTGGCAGGATGCCCGTCGCCGCTTCATCCATAACCGCGCGGCGGTGGCCAGTCTGTTTGTCCTGGTGCTGATCGCGCTGTTCGTCACCTTCGCGCCAATGCTGTCACCGTTTACCTACGATGACACCGACTGGGCGATGATGTCCGCCGCGCCGGAGTTCAGCAGCGGGCACTATTTCGGCACCGATTCGTCGGGGCGCGATCTGCTGGTGCGTGTGGCGATTGGCGGGCGTATTTCCCTGATGGTCGGTATCGCGGCCGCGCTGGTGGCGGTGGTGGTGGGTACGCTGTACGGCACCCTGGCGGGCTATCTTGGCGGCAAAACCGATTCGGTGATGATGCGCCTGCTGGAAATCCTCAACTCCTTCCCGTTTATGTTCTTCGTTATTCTGCTGGTCACCCTGTTTGGTCAGAATATTTTGCTGATCTTCGTCGCCATCGGCATGGTTTCCTGGCTGGATATGGCCCGTATCGTTCGCGGCCAGACCCTCAGCCTGAAGCGCAAAGAGTTTATTGAAGCGGCCCAGGTCGGGGGTGTCTCCACCATGAGCATCGTACTGCGTCATATCGTACCGAACGTGCTGGGCGTGGTGGTGGTGTATGCCTCGCTGCTGGTACCGAGCATGATCCTGTTCGAATCGTTCCTCAGCTTCCTCGGTCTGGGTACCCAGGAGCCGCTGAGCAGCTGGGGCGCGTTGCTGAGCGACGGCGCCAACTCCATGGAAGTTTCGCCGTGGCTGCTGCTTTATCCGGCGGGTTTTCTGGTGATCACCCTGTTCTGTTTCAACTTTATCGGCGATGGCCTGCGTGACGCCCTCGACCCGAAAGACCGCTAA
- the oppB gene encoding oligopeptide ABC transporter permease OppB, with protein MLKFIFRRFLEAIPTLFILITISFFMMRLAPGSPFTGERALTPEVMANIEAKYHLNDPMWKQYLNYLGQLAHGDFGPSFKYKDYTVNDLVASSFPVSAKLGAAAFLLALVFGVTAGVIAALRQNTKWDYAVMGVAMTGIVIPSFVVAPLLVLLFSITLKWLPGGGWNGGALQYMILPMVALSLAYIASIARITRGSMIEVLHSNFIRTARAKGLPMRRIILRHALKPALLPVLSYLGPAFVGIITGSMVIETIYGLPGIGQLFVNGALNRDYSLVLSLTILVGALTILFNAIVDVLYAVIDPKIRY; from the coding sequence ATGTTAAAATTTATCTTCCGTCGCTTCCTTGAAGCGATACCAACGCTGTTTATTTTGATTACTATCTCATTCTTTATGATGCGCCTGGCTCCCGGCAGCCCGTTTACCGGCGAGCGCGCATTAACGCCGGAAGTCATGGCGAATATCGAAGCCAAATATCACCTCAACGACCCGATGTGGAAGCAGTATCTCAACTACCTGGGTCAGCTGGCGCACGGTGATTTCGGTCCGTCATTTAAATACAAAGACTATACGGTGAACGACCTCGTTGCCTCTTCCTTCCCGGTTTCGGCCAAGCTGGGTGCCGCCGCGTTTCTGCTGGCGCTGGTCTTCGGCGTCACCGCCGGGGTGATTGCGGCGCTCAGGCAGAACACAAAGTGGGATTATGCGGTGATGGGGGTGGCGATGACCGGTATCGTTATCCCCAGCTTCGTGGTGGCCCCGCTGCTGGTATTGCTGTTCTCCATTACCCTGAAATGGCTACCGGGCGGCGGCTGGAACGGCGGGGCGCTGCAGTACATGATCCTGCCGATGGTGGCGCTGTCGCTGGCGTATATTGCCAGTATCGCCCGTATCACCCGCGGCTCGATGATTGAAGTTCTCCACTCTAACTTTATCCGCACCGCCCGCGCCAAAGGGCTGCCGATGCGGCGCATTATTCTGCGCCACGCGCTCAAGCCCGCGCTGCTGCCGGTGCTTTCCTACCTTGGTCCCGCCTTCGTCGGCATCATTACCGGTTCGATGGTCATTGAAACCATCTACGGTCTGCCGGGTATCGGTCAGCTGTTCGTTAACGGCGCGCTGAACCGTGACTACTCGCTGGTGCTGAGCCTGACCATCCTGGTTGGGGCACTGACGATTCTGTTTAATGCGATTGTTGACGTGCTGTATGCCGTGATCGATCCGAAAATTCGTTATTGA
- the oppA gene encoding oligopeptide ABC transporter substrate-binding protein OppA yields MTNITKKNLIALGVMAAMGSLTINTALAANVPAGVQLADKQELIRGNGAELQSLDPHKIEGVPESNVNRDVLEGLVINDADGKIIPGVAEKWESKEGGKVWVFHLRNTAKWSNGEPVTAQDFVYSWQRLADPKTASPYASYLQYGHLLNVDEIIDGKKPADTLGVKAIDDHTLEVTLSDAVPYFYKLLIHPSMSPVYKPVVEKFGDKWTQPANFVGNGAFKLKEWVVNERIVVERNPQYWDNAHTILNQVTFLPISSEVTDTNRYRSGGSDMTYNYLPIELYQKLKKEIPGEIHADPYLCTYYYEINNQKPPFNDPRVRAALKLGLDRDIIVNKVKAQDEDPAYSYTPPFTDGIKLTPPEWFGWSQEKRNEEAKKLLAEAGYTADKPLTFDLLYNTSDLHKKLAIAAASIWKKNLGVNVKLQNQEWKTFLDTRHQGTFDVARAAWCADYNEPTSFLNTMLSDSSNNTSHYKNPEFDKAMAQALAAGDEGKRAEVYAQAEKILDADSAIVPVYYYKNLRLVKPYVGGYTGKDPLDNSHDKDLYIIKH; encoded by the coding sequence ATGACCAACATCACGAAGAAAAATCTCATCGCCCTGGGCGTCATGGCGGCTATGGGTTCGCTAACCATCAATACCGCCCTGGCGGCGAATGTGCCTGCCGGCGTGCAGCTGGCCGATAAACAGGAGCTGATCCGGGGGAACGGTGCTGAACTGCAATCCCTTGACCCGCATAAGATTGAAGGGGTGCCGGAATCAAACGTGAACCGTGACGTTCTGGAAGGTCTGGTCATTAACGATGCGGATGGCAAAATTATCCCCGGCGTGGCGGAAAAATGGGAGAGCAAAGAGGGCGGAAAAGTGTGGGTCTTCCACCTGCGCAACACTGCCAAATGGTCAAACGGCGAGCCGGTTACCGCTCAGGACTTCGTGTACAGCTGGCAGCGTCTGGCCGACCCGAAAACCGCATCCCCTTATGCCAGCTACCTGCAGTACGGTCATCTGCTCAACGTGGATGAAATCATTGACGGCAAAAAACCTGCCGATACCCTGGGCGTAAAAGCCATCGACGACCACACGCTGGAAGTGACCCTCAGCGACGCGGTGCCTTATTTCTACAAGCTGCTGATTCACCCGTCCATGTCCCCGGTGTACAAGCCGGTGGTGGAAAAATTTGGTGATAAGTGGACCCAGCCCGCTAACTTTGTGGGCAACGGCGCATTTAAGCTGAAAGAGTGGGTGGTCAACGAGCGTATCGTCGTGGAGCGCAACCCGCAGTACTGGGATAACGCGCATACCATTCTGAATCAGGTCACCTTCCTGCCGATCTCTTCAGAAGTCACCGACACCAACCGCTACCGCAGCGGCGGCAGCGATATGACCTATAACTACCTGCCGATTGAGCTGTATCAGAAGCTGAAAAAAGAGATCCCGGGTGAAATTCACGCCGATCCATACCTCTGCACCTATTACTACGAAATTAACAACCAGAAGCCGCCGTTTAACGATCCTCGCGTGCGTGCCGCACTGAAACTGGGTCTGGATCGCGACATCATAGTGAATAAGGTCAAGGCGCAGGATGAAGACCCGGCCTACAGCTATACGCCGCCGTTTACCGATGGCATTAAGCTGACGCCGCCGGAGTGGTTCGGCTGGTCGCAGGAAAAACGGAATGAAGAAGCGAAAAAGCTGCTGGCTGAAGCGGGCTACACCGCGGATAAACCGCTGACCTTCGACCTGCTGTACAACACCTCCGACCTGCATAAGAAGCTGGCAATTGCCGCAGCGTCTATCTGGAAGAAGAACCTGGGCGTTAACGTGAAGCTGCAGAACCAGGAGTGGAAAACCTTCCTGGATACCCGCCATCAGGGCACGTTCGACGTGGCGCGCGCGGCCTGGTGCGCGGACTATAATGAACCTACCAGCTTCCTGAATACCATGCTGTCTGACAGCAGTAACAACACCTCACATTATAAAAATCCGGAATTTGATAAGGCGATGGCGCAGGCTCTGGCTGCTGGAGATGAAGGCAAGCGTGCTGAAGTTTACGCCCAGGCGGAAAAAATCCTCGACGCCGACTCCGCGATTGTGCCGGTCTATTATTATAAAAATCTGCGGTTAGTGAAGCCTTATGTCGGCGGCTATACCGGTAAAGACCCGCTGGATAACAGCCACGATAAAGATCTCTACATTATTAAACATTAA